One Pseudonocardia sediminis DNA window includes the following coding sequences:
- a CDS encoding alpha/beta fold hydrolase: MAVRQDPRSRAGGDRLGVVPPRDSELRFRTVHGYRRAFRVAGSGPPVVLIHGIGDSSATWEPILPALARHHLVIAPDLLGHGHSDKPRADYSVAAYANGVRDLLGVLGIQRATLIGHSLGGGVAMQFAYQFPDRTERLVLIGSGGAGLEVANVLRAASLPGAQTVLAALSLPTARWQAGLAVQMLKTLGTDLGVDASDLLRIVDALPDATARSAFIRTLRAVVDWRGQVVSMLDRCYLTRGMPTLLVWGARDAVVPVEHGRRAHEAMPGSRLEIFADSGHFPFHTDPARFVGLLEEFLHSTEPARWSPEQWRQLLRSPTTGPDPGEAGAERSAT, encoded by the coding sequence GTGGCCGTCCGGCAGGACCCGCGCAGCCGCGCCGGGGGTGACCGCCTCGGGGTCGTCCCGCCGCGGGACTCCGAGCTGCGGTTCCGCACCGTGCACGGCTACCGGCGGGCGTTCCGGGTCGCCGGGTCCGGCCCTCCGGTGGTGCTGATCCACGGCATCGGGGACAGCTCCGCGACGTGGGAGCCGATCCTGCCCGCGCTGGCGCGCCACCACCTCGTGATCGCCCCGGACCTGCTCGGGCACGGGCACTCGGACAAGCCCCGCGCCGACTACTCGGTCGCCGCCTACGCCAACGGCGTCCGCGACCTGCTCGGCGTGCTCGGCATTCAGCGCGCGACGCTGATCGGGCACTCGCTCGGCGGCGGCGTCGCGATGCAGTTCGCCTACCAGTTCCCCGACCGCACCGAGCGTCTCGTCCTGATCGGCAGCGGCGGCGCCGGGCTGGAGGTGGCGAACGTCCTGCGCGCGGCCAGCCTCCCCGGTGCGCAGACCGTGCTGGCCGCGCTGTCGCTGCCCACCGCGCGCTGGCAGGCCGGACTGGCCGTCCAGATGCTGAAGACGCTCGGCACCGACCTCGGTGTGGACGCCTCCGACCTCCTGCGAATCGTCGACGCCCTGCCCGACGCGACGGCGCGCTCGGCGTTCATCCGGACCCTGCGGGCGGTGGTGGACTGGCGCGGGCAGGTCGTGAGCATGCTGGACCGCTGCTACCTCACCCGCGGGATGCCGACGCTGCTCGTCTGGGGTGCCCGCGACGCCGTCGTCCCGGTCGAGCACGGCCGCCGTGCGCACGAGGCCATGCCGGGCAGCCGGCTGGAGATCTTCGCCGACTCGGGGCACTTCCCGTTCCACACCGACCCGGCGCGCTTCGTCGGGTTGCTGGAGGAGTTCCTGCACTCAACCGAACCGGCGCGGTGGAGCCCGGAGCAGTGGCGCCAGCTCCTGCGCAGCCCCACCACCGGCCCGGACCCGGGCGAGGCCGGGGCGGAGCGCTCCGCCACCTGA